The following are from one region of the Salvia splendens isolate huo1 chromosome 2, SspV2, whole genome shotgun sequence genome:
- the LOC121792263 gene encoding 60S ribosomal protein L4-like has protein sequence MSAAARPLVTVQSLESDMATDGGSASLPLPDVMKAAIRPDIVTFVHGQISNNARQPYAVSKRAGHQTSAESWGTGRAVSRIPRVAGGGTHRAGQGAFGNMCRGGRMFAPTKIWRRWHRAVNVTQKRHAVVSAIAASAVPSLVLARGHKIEEVPELPLVVSDSAEAVEKTSAALKILKKVGALADAEKAKDSQAIRAGKGKMRNRRYISRKGPLVVYGNEGSKLVKAFRNIPGVDVAHVSRLNLLKLAPGGHLGRFIVWTKSAFEKLDEVYGTFNKPSEKKSGYVLPRAKMVNADLARIINSDELQSVVKPIKKELKRAPLKKNPLKNLNVMLKLNPYAKAAKRMALLAEAQRVKAKQEKLDQKRKPITKEESASIKSASKGWYKTMISDSDYTEFENFTKWLGVSQ, from the exons ATGTCAGCCGCCGCCCGCCCCCTCGTCACCGTGCAGTCGCTGGAGAGCGATATGGCTACTGACGGAGGATCCGCCAGCCTTCCACTTCCAGACGTCATGAAGGCCGCCATCCGCCCAGACATCGTTACTTTTGTGCACGGCCAGATCTCCAACAACGCCCGCCAGCCCTACGCCGTCTCCAAACGCGCCGGCCACCAGACCTCCGCCGAATCCTGGGGTACCGGCCGCGCCGTCTCCCGTATCCCCCGTGTTGCCGGAGGTGGTACCCACCGCGCCGGGCAGGGAGCCTTCGGTAACATGTGCCGAGGCGGAAGAATGTTCGCCCCGACCAAAATCTGGAGGCGCTGGCACAGAGCCGTCAATGTCACCCAGAAGCGCCACGCTGTCGTTTCGGCGATCGCGGCTTCTGCCGTTCCTTCACTAGTCCTTGCCCGGGGCCACAAGATCGAAGAGGTTCCCGAATTGCCTCTTGTCGTTTCTGATTCCGCCGAGGCGGTCGAGAAAACGAGCGCCGCTCTGAAGATCCTCAAGAAAGTCGGAGCCTTGGCCGATGCCGAGAAGGCGAAGGATAGCCAAGCTATCCGCGCTGGAAAGGGGAAAATGCGGAATCGCCGCTACATTTCTCGCAAAGGACCTCTTGTCGTCTACGGCAATGAAGGGTCCAAACTCGTGAAAGCTTTCCGCAACATTCCCGGTGTTGACGTGGCGCACGTTTCGCGTCTCAATTTACTCAAGCTTGCCCCCGGAGGGCATCTTGGGAGGTTTATTGTGTGGACCAAATCAGCTTTTGAGAAGCTTGATGAGGTTTATGGAACGTTCAATAAACCCTCGGAGAAGAAGAGTGGGTATGTGCTGCCCAGGGCGAAAATGGTCAATGCTGACCTTGCTAGGATTATCAACTCTGATGAGTTGCAATCTGTGGTGAAGCCGAtcaagaaggagttgaagagAGCTCCATTAAAGAAGAATCCTCTGAAGAACCTCAATGTCATGTTGAAGTTGAACCCATACGCCAAGGCTGCCAAGAGAATGGCTCTTCTTGCTGAGGCGCAGAGGGTCAAGGCCAAGCAGGAGAAGCTTGACCAGAAAAGGAAACCAATCACCAAG GAGGAATCTGCATCAATCAAGTCAGCGAGTAAAGGATGGTACAAAACTATGATCTCCGATAGCGACTACACTGAGTTTGAAAACTTCACAAAATGGTTGGGCGTATCTCAGTGA
- the LOC121792265 gene encoding protein REVEILLE 8-like isoform X1, whose product MNSNPPPSQLSDASAKKVRKPYTITKSRESWTEEEHDKFLEALHLFDRDWKKIEDFVGSKTVIQIRSHAQKYFLKVQKNGTVAHVPPPRPKRKASHPYPQKAPKNVLVPLQASMAYQSSSVNSIAHGYPTWEEASVLVNNEVPGSMPSENEYNYLGVEADIGSKGVTTISNCSMNAFGSSPRATPSSELPNQGKQGSIHGIPDFSEVYGFIGSVFDPDSKDHVQKLKEMDPINFETVLLLMRNLTLNLSNPEFEPIKEVLSSYDVHVKEVQVSPGTVISAE is encoded by the exons ATGAATTCCAATCCGCCGCCGTCCCAGCTCTCCGATGCCTCCGCCAAGAAGGTCCGGAAGCCCTACACCATTACCAAGTCCAGGGAAAGCTGGACGGAAGAAGAGCACGACAAGTTCCTTGAAGCTCTCCATCT CTTCGACCGTGattggaagaaaattgaagATTTCGTTGGCTCAAAGACAGTAATTCAG ATTCGGAGTCATGCACAAAAGTACTTTCTAAAGGTTCAGAAGAATGGAACAGTGGCTCATGTTCCTCCACCTCGTCCTAAGAGGAAAGCTTCTCATCCATATCCACAGAAGGCGCCCAAAAATG TTTTGGTGCCCCTGCAAGCATCAATGGCTTATCAGTCTTCTTCTGTGAATTCTATAGCGCACGGATATCCGACATGGGAAGAGGCTTCAGTGCTTGTGAACAATGAAGTGCCTGGAAGCATGCCATCTGAAAATGAATACAATTATCTTGGAGTTGAAG CTGATATTGGATCAAAGGGGGTTACAACTATTAGTAACTGCAGCATGAATGCCTTTGGAAGTTCCCCGAGAGCAACACCAAGTTCTGAGTTGCCAAATCAGGGAAAGCAAGGCTCTATTCATG GTATTCCAGATTTTTCTGAAGTCTATGGCTTCATCGGTAGTGTCTTTGATCCAGATAGCAAAGATCATGTGCAAAAACTCAAGGAGATGGATCCGATAAATTTTGAAACC GTCTTGTTATTGATGAGAAACCTGACCTTAAATTTGTCCAATCCTGAGTTCGAACCAATT AAAGAGGTGCTATCATCATATGATGTGCACGTGAAGGAAGTACAAGTTTCACCTGGCACTGTGATCAGTGCTGAATGA
- the LOC121792265 gene encoding protein REVEILLE 8-like isoform X2 has protein sequence MNSNPPPSQLSDASAKKVRKPYTITKSRESWTEEEHDKFLEALHLFDRDWKKIEDFVGSKTVIQIRSHAQKYFLKVQKNGTVAHVPPPRPKRKASHPYPQKAPKNVLVPLQASMAYQSSSVNSIAHGYPTWEEASVLVNNEVPGSMPSENEYNYLGVEADIGSKGVTTISNCSMNAFGSSPRATPSSELPNQGKQGSIHGIPDFSEVYGFIGSVFDPDSKDHVQKLKEMDPINFETVLLLMRNLTLNLSNPEFEPIVSALPHLVAPTFYVEFSILPTRSA, from the exons ATGAATTCCAATCCGCCGCCGTCCCAGCTCTCCGATGCCTCCGCCAAGAAGGTCCGGAAGCCCTACACCATTACCAAGTCCAGGGAAAGCTGGACGGAAGAAGAGCACGACAAGTTCCTTGAAGCTCTCCATCT CTTCGACCGTGattggaagaaaattgaagATTTCGTTGGCTCAAAGACAGTAATTCAG ATTCGGAGTCATGCACAAAAGTACTTTCTAAAGGTTCAGAAGAATGGAACAGTGGCTCATGTTCCTCCACCTCGTCCTAAGAGGAAAGCTTCTCATCCATATCCACAGAAGGCGCCCAAAAATG TTTTGGTGCCCCTGCAAGCATCAATGGCTTATCAGTCTTCTTCTGTGAATTCTATAGCGCACGGATATCCGACATGGGAAGAGGCTTCAGTGCTTGTGAACAATGAAGTGCCTGGAAGCATGCCATCTGAAAATGAATACAATTATCTTGGAGTTGAAG CTGATATTGGATCAAAGGGGGTTACAACTATTAGTAACTGCAGCATGAATGCCTTTGGAAGTTCCCCGAGAGCAACACCAAGTTCTGAGTTGCCAAATCAGGGAAAGCAAGGCTCTATTCATG GTATTCCAGATTTTTCTGAAGTCTATGGCTTCATCGGTAGTGTCTTTGATCCAGATAGCAAAGATCATGTGCAAAAACTCAAGGAGATGGATCCGATAAATTTTGAAACC GTCTTGTTATTGATGAGAAACCTGACCTTAAATTTGTCCAATCCTGAGTTCGAACCAATTGTAAGTGCGCTGCCTCATCTGGTTGCCCCAACATTTTATGTAGAATTTTCGATCTTGCCTACAAGAAGTGCATAG
- the LOC121764629 gene encoding L-ascorbate peroxidase 2, cytosolic, translated as MKKYPVVSKDYEAAVEKCKKKLRGLIAEKNCAPIMLRLAWHSAGTYDVKTKTGGPFGTIRNHQELAHGANNGLDIAVRLLEPIKQQFPALTYADFYQLAGVVAVEVTGGPEIPFHPGRPDKNESPPEGRLPDATKGTDHLREVFGHMGLNDKDIVALSGGHTLGRCHKERSGFEGAWTSNPLIFDNSYFKELLSGEKEGLIQLPSDKALLEDPIFRSYVEKYAADEDAFFQDYAEAHMKLSELGFADAE; from the exons ATGAAGAAGTATCCGGTGGTGAGCAAGGACTATGAGGCGGCGGTGGAGAAATGCAAGAAGAAACTCAGGGGTTTAATCGCAGAGAAGAACTGCGCTCCGATCATGCTGCGTTTGGC ATGGCATTCAGCTGGAACATATGATGTGAAAACAAAAACAGGAGGTCCATTTGGGACAATCAGGAACCATCAAGAGCTTGCTCATGGAGCTAACAACGGCCTCGATATTGCTGTTAGGCTGTTGGAACCAATCAAGCAACAATTCCCTGCTCTCACCTATGCAGACTTTTACCAG CTAGCTGGTGTTGTTGCTGTTGAAGTAACCGGAGGACCAGAGATTCCTTTCCATCCTGGAAGACCG GATAAAAATGAATCACCACCAGAGGGTCGCTTGCCTGACGCCACGAAAG GCACGGACCATTTGAGGGAAGTTTTCGGGCACATGGGATTGAATGATAAAGACATCGTGGCTCTATCTGGTGGACACACCCTG GGTAGGTGCCACAAGGAGAGGTCCGGTTTTGAGGGAGCATGGACATCTAATCCCCTTATATTCGACAACTCTTACTTCAA GGAACTCTTGAGTGGGGAGAAAGAAGGCTTAATCCAGCTGCCATCAGACAAAGCTTTGCTAGAGGATCCCATCTTCCGCTCCTATGTCGAAAAATATGCTGCT GATGAGGATGCCTTCTTTCAAGACTATGCTGAAGCTCACATGAAGCTCTCTGAGCTTGG ATTTGCGGATGCTGAGTAA
- the LOC121792265 gene encoding protein REVEILLE 8-like isoform X3: MNSNPPPSQLSDASAKKVRKPYTITKSRESWTEEEHDKFLEALHLFDRDWKKIEDFVGSKTVIQIRSHAQKYFLKVQKNGTVAHVPPPRPKRKASHPYPQKAPKNAHGYPTWEEASVLVNNEVPGSMPSENEYNYLGVEADIGSKGVTTISNCSMNAFGSSPRATPSSELPNQGKQGSIHGIPDFSEVYGFIGSVFDPDSKDHVQKLKEMDPINFETVLLLMRNLTLNLSNPEFEPIKEVLSSYDVHVKEVQVSPGTVISAE, encoded by the exons ATGAATTCCAATCCGCCGCCGTCCCAGCTCTCCGATGCCTCCGCCAAGAAGGTCCGGAAGCCCTACACCATTACCAAGTCCAGGGAAAGCTGGACGGAAGAAGAGCACGACAAGTTCCTTGAAGCTCTCCATCT CTTCGACCGTGattggaagaaaattgaagATTTCGTTGGCTCAAAGACAGTAATTCAG ATTCGGAGTCATGCACAAAAGTACTTTCTAAAGGTTCAGAAGAATGGAACAGTGGCTCATGTTCCTCCACCTCGTCCTAAGAGGAAAGCTTCTCATCCATATCCACAGAAGGCGCCCAAAAATG CGCACGGATATCCGACATGGGAAGAGGCTTCAGTGCTTGTGAACAATGAAGTGCCTGGAAGCATGCCATCTGAAAATGAATACAATTATCTTGGAGTTGAAG CTGATATTGGATCAAAGGGGGTTACAACTATTAGTAACTGCAGCATGAATGCCTTTGGAAGTTCCCCGAGAGCAACACCAAGTTCTGAGTTGCCAAATCAGGGAAAGCAAGGCTCTATTCATG GTATTCCAGATTTTTCTGAAGTCTATGGCTTCATCGGTAGTGTCTTTGATCCAGATAGCAAAGATCATGTGCAAAAACTCAAGGAGATGGATCCGATAAATTTTGAAACC GTCTTGTTATTGATGAGAAACCTGACCTTAAATTTGTCCAATCCTGAGTTCGAACCAATT AAAGAGGTGCTATCATCATATGATGTGCACGTGAAGGAAGTACAAGTTTCACCTGGCACTGTGATCAGTGCTGAATGA